A single window of Ananas comosus cultivar F153 linkage group 17, ASM154086v1, whole genome shotgun sequence DNA harbors:
- the LOC109722897 gene encoding zinc finger BED domain-containing protein RICESLEEPER 2-like produces the protein MDSEHVQIVDENNNCETQQPDNIQTTVKQERVSDSDSARKKPRKYSDVWNSFDTYVDDDGNNRARCILCKASYAIEGLKVSSMALHKIRESIKYLKSSEARLIKFAELAKQTDVTTSMHLRMDICTRWNSTYLMLENAVTFRRVFMHYSLFDSHYKYCPSNDELDRAERIGDFLEPFYEITTLLSGSEYPTANLYFPSVWKIQKRLLEEAESEDEIISDMAKQMKSKFEKYWDNYNVILAIAIILDPRYKLPFVDYCFKKVYPTRYLEDAQGRKILTSQEKDFDGFDNEFGVTSKSELDRYLEETKFDRIQHAKLNILDFLKDNCVRYPILSKMARDIMSIPITTVASESAFSIGNEHDDNDLVVPLLNIGETPESRESTTKATDVD, from the exons ATGGATTCAGAACATGTGCAGATAGTGGACGAAAATAATAATTGTGAGACACAACAGCCTGATAATATTCAAACTACTGTTAAACAAGAAAGGGTTAGTGATAGTGATTCTGCAAGAAAGAAACCTCGCAAATATTCAGATGTGTGGAACAGTTTTGACACATATGTTGATGATGATGGGAATAATAGGGCAAGGTGTATATTGTGCAAGGCCTCTTATGCGATAG AGGGTTTAAAAGTTTCTAGTATGGCACTACATAAGATTCGAGAAAGTATTAAGTACCTTAAGAGCAGTGAGGCAAGATTGATTAAATTTGCAGAACTTGCGAAGCAAACAGATGTTACTACTTCAATGCATTTGCGCATGGACATATGCACTAGGTGGAACTCCACATATTTGATGCTAGAGAATGCTGTTACATTTCGACGTGTTTTTATGCATTATTCTTTGTTTGATTCACATTACAAATATTGTCCTTCAAATGATGAGTTGGATAGGGCGGAAAGGATAGGTGATTTTTTGGAACCATTTTATGAGATTACTACTCTTTTATCTGGTTCTGAATATCCAACTGCAAATTTGTACTTTCCAAGCGTGTGGAAAATTCAAAAGCGCCTTCTTGAAGAAGCCGAGAGTGAAGATGAAATTATAAGTGACATGGCAAAACAAATGAAATCCAAGTTTGAGAAATATTGGGATAATTATAATGTGATATTGGCTATTGCAATTATTCTTGATCCTCGTTATAAGTTGCCCTTTGTGGATTATTGCTTCAAAAAGGTTTATCCAACTAGATACCTAGAAGATGCACAAGGCAGAAAGATACTCACAAGCCAAGAAAAG GACTTTGATGGCTTTGATAATGAATTTGGGGTCACTAGCAAATCTGAATTAGATCGATATTTGGAGGAGACAAAGTTCGATCGTATACAACATGCTAAATTGAATATTCTTGATTTTTTGAAGGATAATTGTGTTCGGTATCCAATTCTTTCTAAGATGGCGCGCGATATTATGAGCATACCAATAACAACCGTTGCTTCAGAATCTGCTTTTAGCATTGGAA aTGAACACGACGACAACGATCTTGTGGTGCCATTGTTGAATATTGGTGAAACTCCAGAATCAAGAGAATCAACTACTAAAGCGACAGATGTGGATTGA